A section of the Spirosoma pollinicola genome encodes:
- a CDS encoding histone deacetylase family protein, whose translation MLQIAFSPVYRLRLPEGHRFPMLKYELIHEQLLYEGTCTEENFFAPAPVDDRWVLGVHTPDYVQALKTGTVDPKMMRRIGFPLTPELIEREWIITQGTIDCTQLAQRDGVAMNVAGGTHHAFPDRGEGFCMLNDVGVAAHYLLESGQMKKILVVDLDVHQGNGTALMFQHESRVFTFSMQGTDNYPLKKEQSDLDINLPTGTTDEIYLNALYDTLPGLIQREQPDFLFYVSGVDILASDRLGKLNVSRDGCRQRDTFVFEQAIKNGLPIAVSMGGGYSPRLTDIVEAHCNTFRVAADLFF comes from the coding sequence ATGCTTCAAATTGCGTTTTCGCCGGTGTACCGGCTGCGGTTACCCGAAGGCCATCGGTTTCCCATGCTTAAGTACGAGTTGATTCACGAACAGTTGCTGTATGAAGGCACCTGTACGGAGGAAAATTTCTTCGCTCCGGCCCCTGTGGATGACCGCTGGGTGCTAGGTGTGCATACGCCCGACTATGTGCAGGCGTTGAAAACGGGCACCGTCGATCCGAAAATGATGCGCCGTATCGGCTTCCCTTTAACCCCGGAACTCATTGAGCGCGAATGGATTATTACACAGGGAACAATTGACTGCACCCAACTGGCCCAGCGCGATGGGGTGGCTATGAATGTGGCGGGTGGCACACACCATGCGTTTCCTGACCGGGGTGAGGGATTTTGTATGCTCAACGATGTGGGGGTGGCGGCTCACTATTTACTTGAAAGCGGGCAGATGAAAAAAATCCTGGTGGTAGACCTGGATGTGCATCAAGGCAACGGCACCGCCCTCATGTTTCAGCATGAATCACGGGTCTTTACGTTTAGTATGCAGGGCACAGATAATTATCCGCTCAAAAAAGAACAATCCGATCTGGACATCAATTTGCCAACGGGTACAACAGACGAAATTTACCTGAATGCATTGTACGATACGTTGCCCGGTCTGATTCAGCGAGAGCAACCCGATTTCCTGTTTTATGTATCGGGTGTGGATATTCTGGCCTCTGACCGGCTGGGTAAATTAAATGTTAGTCGAGACGGTTGTCGGCAGCGCGACACGTTCGTATTTGAGCAGGCAATAAAAAACGGATTGCCAATTGCCGTTTCGATGGGAGGGGGTTATTCACCTCGTCTGACAGATATTGTGGAAGCGCATTGCAATACATTCCGGGTTGCCGCTGATCTGTTTTTTTAA
- a CDS encoding HpcH/HpaI aldolase family protein, which yields MKQNIVKTRLKNSQPVLGVLSNSADPTVAELCGFSGLDFYMIDGEHSSVTTAQVQDIVRACEGSGITALARVRSNDPKLILQFLDAGVIGIMMPAISTVAEAEALVQAVKYPPFGLRGFAPVRANDYLLGTMNQGEAVAFANEQVLILAQIEDKEAIDNLDDLLTVEGIDGFVIGPRDLAMSMGYYDGPGHDEVKRTIAGVVEKIRKAGRIAGTTAATGDQARALIDRGVLFCLNSFAGLLKTASADFMKGRG from the coding sequence ATGAAACAAAATATTGTTAAAACCCGGCTTAAAAACAGCCAGCCCGTACTGGGCGTTCTATCCAATAGTGCTGATCCGACCGTAGCAGAACTTTGCGGGTTCTCGGGACTGGATTTTTACATGATTGATGGCGAACATAGTTCAGTTACCACAGCACAAGTGCAGGATATTGTTCGAGCCTGCGAGGGGAGCGGTATTACCGCACTGGCCCGCGTTCGCAGCAACGACCCGAAGCTCATTCTTCAATTTCTGGATGCGGGTGTTATTGGTATTATGATGCCCGCCATCAGCACTGTTGCCGAAGCTGAAGCGCTGGTTCAGGCCGTAAAGTACCCGCCTTTTGGCCTGCGGGGTTTTGCGCCGGTGCGGGCTAATGATTATTTGCTGGGTACAATGAACCAGGGTGAGGCCGTTGCCTTTGCCAATGAACAGGTGTTGATTCTGGCCCAGATTGAAGATAAAGAAGCCATTGATAATCTTGATGACCTGCTAACGGTAGAAGGCATTGACGGATTTGTGATCGGCCCGCGTGATCTAGCCATGAGTATGGGCTATTATGACGGACCCGGCCATGATGAAGTAAAACGAACAATTGCCGGGGTTGTCGAAAAAATCAGGAAAGCTGGTCGGATTGCCGGCACTACAGCCGCCACCGGCGATCAGGCCAGAGCGTTGATTGACCGGGGTGTTTTATTCTGTCTGAATTCGTTTGCCGGTTTGTTGAAAACGGCCTCAGCAGATTTTATGAAAGGAAGGGGGTAG
- the rplU gene encoding 50S ribosomal protein L21, giving the protein MYAIVEIAGQQFKIQKGRHIYTHRLEGDVDAVLASDKVKVLLVDNEGSITVGAPTVAGATVSAKILEHLKGEKVIIFKKKRRKGYKKKNGHRQYLTKVMIEDITL; this is encoded by the coding sequence ATGTACGCAATCGTAGAGATCGCAGGACAGCAATTCAAGATCCAGAAAGGTCGCCATATCTATACCCACCGGTTAGAAGGCGATGTGGACGCTGTACTTGCCTCCGACAAGGTGAAGGTTCTCCTTGTTGATAACGAAGGGAGCATTACCGTTGGTGCTCCAACTGTCGCAGGAGCGACAGTATCGGCAAAAATTCTTGAGCACCTGAAAGGTGAGAAAGTTATCATTTTCAAGAAGAAACGCCGGAAAGGATACAAAAAGAAAAACGGCCACCGTCAGTATTTGACGAAGGTCATGATCGAAGACATAACTCTATAA
- the rpmA gene encoding 50S ribosomal protein L27, translating to MAHKKGVGSSRNGRDSHSKRLGVKLFGGQTAIAGNIIIRQRGTKHHPGKNVGCGKDYTLFALVAGTVKFRPGRDNRSYVDIIPAEIAAPVAA from the coding sequence ATGGCACACAAGAAAGGTGTAGGTAGTTCCAGAAACGGCCGCGATTCGCATAGCAAGCGTCTGGGCGTTAAATTGTTCGGCGGTCAAACGGCCATTGCCGGCAACATCATCATCCGCCAGCGCGGTACGAAACACCACCCCGGCAAGAACGTGGGTTGTGGTAAAGATTATACGCTGTTCGCTCTGGTAGCGGGCACCGTGAAATTCCGTCCGGGTCGGGATAACCGCTCGTACGTGGATATCATCCCGGCAGAAATAGCAGCTCCTGTAGCTGCGTAA
- a CDS encoding NifU family protein, whose protein sequence is MNPTLSRPVSIFTEGSPNPNSMKFVVNFELVPDGLSFDYATAGDALLDGKASPLAVALFGFDFVRRVFISGNFVTVTKDDETDWDEVLLEVKFFLKDYFGEQKPVFSQRTVDTNTTKLDMDSETVQKIKAVLDQYIKPAVESDGGAISFYSFDEPSGTVKVLLQGSCSGCPSSTLTLKSGIENLLTRLVPEVKLVEAEGV, encoded by the coding sequence ATGAATCCTACGCTAAGCCGTCCCGTATCCATCTTTACGGAAGGAAGCCCCAACCCGAACTCCATGAAGTTCGTCGTTAATTTTGAACTCGTGCCCGACGGGCTGTCCTTCGATTATGCCACCGCTGGCGATGCGCTGCTCGACGGAAAAGCATCGCCCCTGGCCGTAGCTTTGTTTGGGTTTGACTTCGTGCGCCGTGTATTTATTTCGGGCAACTTTGTTACGGTTACCAAGGATGACGAAACCGATTGGGATGAGGTGTTGCTTGAGGTAAAGTTCTTTCTGAAAGACTACTTTGGTGAGCAGAAGCCTGTTTTCTCGCAACGGACCGTAGACACCAATACGACCAAACTGGATATGGATTCTGAGACCGTCCAGAAAATCAAAGCGGTTCTGGATCAATATATCAAACCCGCCGTTGAGTCGGATGGGGGCGCTATTAGCTTCTATTCTTTCGATGAGCCAAGCGGCACCGTGAAGGTCTTGTTACAGGGTTCTTGCAGTGGTTGTCCATCATCTACGCTAACCCTAAAATCGGGTATCGAAAATCTGCTGACCCGGTTGGTGCCGGAAGTAAAGTTAGTAGAAGCCGAAGGTGTGTAA
- a CDS encoding DUF5723 family protein → MKYSHIIASILFCSTTSFAQNLLGISTSRYGGTNRLYINPALAADSPSKFYLNVFTGNGHVDNDYVRYQAPFSLARLITGTVPAQYKSADGSLRFASDYTKEMLDGSPKNGTIWGEVRGPSFLIKTSDRGAFAVTTRFRAVGQVLNASEPLLSAMRASLNDGAFYSVPSNDNKFSANTNTYAEVGLTYAGTILEGDGRKLLLGATAKFLLGYNAQQLINRGLNYRIVPDPANASSAILEVNKLDASLAYTTFLQNRSLNPQTLFNANAPGKGLGVDIGLTYIDQPDEYSPTLQLGAAITDIGGLTYTGPKYNYTDIGANPAQFRPTDFNKISGPQAIAEVIQTKLNTGRTPDSQRFNAGLPTSLNLSADYQLPDGLGINLTYLKDLRSVEATAIHQPTLLAITPRYDARWLSLAVPLAYLNGGFTAGASVRVGPGWLGSDNILGLLGNSSNSIKPRGLDIYLGVAFGIGQVEK, encoded by the coding sequence ATGAAGTATTCGCATATAATTGCCTCAATTTTATTCTGTTCAACAACCAGTTTTGCCCAAAATTTACTCGGTATTTCGACCAGTCGGTATGGTGGAACTAACCGACTTTATATCAACCCGGCCCTGGCGGCCGATTCGCCTTCCAAATTTTACCTGAACGTTTTTACGGGCAACGGCCACGTCGATAATGACTACGTACGATACCAAGCTCCTTTTTCGCTGGCACGTCTGATTACGGGAACGGTGCCGGCACAATACAAAAGCGCCGATGGTTCGCTTCGCTTTGCTTCCGATTATACAAAGGAAATGTTGGATGGCAGCCCTAAAAATGGGACGATCTGGGGCGAAGTGCGCGGGCCGTCCTTTTTAATTAAAACCAGCGACCGGGGGGCATTTGCGGTAACTACACGCTTTCGGGCAGTGGGACAGGTTCTGAATGCGTCAGAACCATTGTTGTCGGCTATGCGGGCGAGTTTGAATGATGGTGCTTTCTACAGCGTTCCCAGCAACGATAACAAGTTTAGCGCCAACACGAATACCTATGCTGAAGTGGGGTTGACCTATGCGGGCACTATTCTGGAAGGCGATGGGCGAAAACTTCTTCTGGGTGCAACAGCAAAGTTTCTGTTAGGGTATAATGCCCAGCAGTTAATCAATAGAGGACTAAATTATCGCATTGTACCAGATCCCGCCAATGCAAGTTCGGCAATTCTGGAGGTTAATAAATTAGATGCGTCGCTTGCCTATACAACTTTTTTGCAAAACCGAAGCCTGAATCCACAAACGTTGTTTAATGCCAATGCACCGGGCAAAGGACTGGGTGTTGACATTGGCCTAACCTATATTGATCAGCCCGACGAGTATAGCCCAACGCTGCAACTAGGCGCGGCTATTACTGATATTGGCGGGCTTACCTACACAGGACCAAAATATAACTATACCGATATTGGAGCTAATCCTGCACAATTTCGCCCTACTGACTTTAATAAAATCAGCGGGCCACAAGCCATTGCCGAAGTCATTCAGACAAAATTAAATACAGGCCGCACCCCGGATAGCCAACGCTTTAACGCAGGCTTACCTACTTCCTTAAACCTGAGTGCCGATTATCAGTTACCGGATGGTTTAGGCATAAACCTGACCTATTTAAAAGACCTTCGCTCGGTGGAGGCAACCGCAATTCATCAGCCAACACTACTGGCTATAACGCCCCGTTATGACGCTCGTTGGCTTAGCCTGGCCGTTCCGCTGGCTTATCTGAATGGCGGGTTTACGGCAGGGGCTTCTGTTCGGGTAGGGCCGGGATGGCTTGGTTCCGATAATATACTTGGCCTGCTGGGTAATAGCTCTAATTCTATTAAACCACGCGGACTGGATATTTACCTGGGGGTAGCTTTCGGGATTGGGCAGGTGGAGAAATAA
- the recG gene encoding ATP-dependent DNA helicase RecG has product MTERATFFDTPLLYLKGLGPQRTELLNKELNMFTYGDLIQYYPFRYDDRTRYYTISELMDSMPSAQIRGRIRDWYLEGEGPKKRLVATFSDGTGSMSLVWFQSITYLEKALRREGEYIVYGKPQSFNGQFSIVHPELENANTASENEPGLFPVYNLTEKLRKRHLDSKVLGKAMRILLEQSWAHIHETLPDFLIQQYRLIGKREAMWNIHLPQNQGWLKQAQRRLKFEELFYNQLRLIKNKLIQKEEFPGQIFRDTSLMKHFYKELLPFELTGAQQRVIKEVYADFLTGKQMNRLLQGDVGSGKTIVAFIACLMAIGNGAQACLMAPTEILADQHYNGLKPFADAMGLNLGILTGSTNKKRRVVLHEELQSGKMHILVGTHALLEDAVQYKNLGLCIIDEQHRFGVAQRAKLWRKNETVPPHILVMTATPIPRTLAMTLYGNLDVSTIDELPKGRKPIKTVHKYDKHRAEVFGFMRQQIELGRQVYVVYPLIEESEKLDYKDLMDGFESMQRAFPRPKYEIGMLHGKMLAYEKDDEMKRFLKQETQILVATTVIEVGVNVPNASVMVIESAERFGLSQLHQLRGRVGRGSDQSYCIMMTGYKLSSDTRTRLETMVRTNNGFEIADVDLQLRGPGDLSGTQQSGVMDLMIADLAKDGAILAAARESAQAILTEDPELLLPQHAPIRNHVDNLKQTENNWGRIS; this is encoded by the coding sequence ATGACCGAACGAGCTACTTTTTTCGATACACCGCTACTTTATCTGAAAGGGTTAGGGCCGCAGCGGACCGAACTGCTCAACAAGGAGTTGAATATGTTCACCTATGGCGACCTGATTCAATACTACCCCTTTCGGTATGACGATCGAACCCGCTACTACACAATCAGCGAGTTGATGGATTCGATGCCATCAGCACAGATTCGTGGACGAATTCGCGATTGGTATCTGGAGGGAGAAGGCCCAAAGAAGCGCCTGGTCGCTACATTTTCTGATGGGACAGGTTCCATGAGCCTGGTTTGGTTTCAGAGTATAACCTACCTGGAAAAAGCACTCCGGCGTGAAGGCGAGTACATTGTTTACGGAAAACCTCAATCCTTTAACGGGCAGTTCAGTATCGTTCATCCGGAATTGGAAAATGCCAATACCGCTTCTGAAAACGAGCCGGGTTTGTTTCCGGTTTATAACCTTACCGAAAAACTCCGCAAGCGTCATCTGGATAGCAAAGTGCTTGGGAAAGCGATGCGTATATTGCTTGAGCAATCCTGGGCGCATATTCACGAAACCCTGCCCGACTTTCTTATCCAGCAATATCGGCTGATCGGGAAGCGGGAGGCAATGTGGAATATTCACCTGCCTCAAAATCAGGGCTGGCTGAAACAGGCCCAACGGCGGCTGAAATTTGAAGAGTTATTCTACAATCAACTGCGACTGATCAAGAATAAACTCATTCAGAAAGAGGAGTTTCCGGGACAGATTTTCCGGGACACGTCGCTAATGAAGCATTTCTACAAAGAACTGTTGCCGTTTGAATTGACGGGTGCTCAGCAGCGGGTTATCAAAGAAGTTTATGCTGATTTTCTGACGGGTAAGCAGATGAACCGCCTTTTGCAGGGCGATGTGGGCAGTGGTAAAACCATCGTGGCCTTCATTGCCTGTTTGATGGCTATTGGCAATGGCGCTCAGGCCTGCCTGATGGCACCAACCGAAATTCTGGCCGATCAGCACTACAACGGGCTCAAGCCTTTTGCCGATGCAATGGGGTTGAACCTGGGGATTTTGACAGGATCAACCAATAAAAAACGTCGGGTTGTGCTTCATGAGGAGCTGCAATCGGGTAAAATGCATATTCTGGTTGGAACCCACGCGCTGCTCGAAGATGCGGTTCAGTACAAAAACCTGGGCCTGTGCATCATCGACGAACAACACCGTTTTGGTGTAGCACAGCGGGCTAAACTCTGGCGTAAAAACGAGACTGTACCGCCACATATTCTGGTCATGACGGCCACACCCATACCGCGAACACTGGCAATGACCCTTTATGGAAACCTCGATGTATCGACCATCGATGAGTTGCCAAAAGGAAGAAAACCCATCAAAACGGTACACAAATACGATAAGCACCGTGCCGAAGTGTTCGGGTTTATGCGGCAGCAGATCGAACTTGGTCGGCAGGTATATGTCGTATATCCGCTGATCGAGGAATCGGAAAAACTGGATTACAAAGACCTGATGGATGGCTTTGAGAGTATGCAGCGGGCTTTTCCCCGACCGAAGTATGAGATTGGCATGCTGCACGGCAAGATGCTGGCCTACGAAAAAGACGACGAGATGAAGCGGTTTCTGAAACAGGAAACCCAGATTCTGGTGGCGACTACTGTAATTGAAGTGGGCGTTAACGTGCCCAATGCCAGTGTTATGGTCATTGAAAGTGCCGAGCGATTTGGCCTCTCGCAGTTGCACCAGTTGCGTGGTCGGGTAGGGCGGGGTTCCGACCAGTCGTACTGTATTATGATGACGGGATACAAACTCAGCAGTGATACCCGTACTCGACTCGAAACAATGGTGCGTACCAATAACGGCTTTGAGATTGCCGATGTAGACCTTCAACTGCGCGGTCCCGGCGATTTGTCGGGTACGCAACAAAGCGGTGTTATGGATTTAATGATTGCCGATCTGGCTAAAGACGGGGCCATTCTGGCTGCTGCCCGTGAATCAGCACAAGCTATTCTGACTGAAGACCCTGAACTCTTGTTGCCCCAACATGCTCCCATCCGTAACCACGTCGATAACCTGAAACAGACAGAAAACAACTGGGGAAGAATTTCATAA
- a CDS encoding SusC/RagA family TonB-linked outer membrane protein codes for MLKQFTQPESFFLRKRTSPSNAAWSRRTAFFSLILFSLCCSVGAFAQSKVSGKVVDAQGLALPGVSIVVKGTTTGTVSSAEGDYSLNLARGNETLVFSYIGFMSQEVAAANKTTINITLASDDKMLNEVVVVGYGEQKKETVTGAVATVKGSDLVKSPAMNLTNSIAGRMPGVVATNSSGQPGNDGSAIRIRGSNTLGNNDALIVIDGVPARAGGIDRLNPADIESMSVLKDASAAIYGSRAANGVILVTTKRGKTGKPELSYSFNQGFAQPTVIPKMANAAEYAQLNNEINLYNIPSQYWKDANVAFNKTGSYTLPDGSIAKAAFTPDDVKKFQDGSDPWAHPNTDWFGAALKTWSPQSRHTLQLVGGSENIKYLTSVNYQNQDGYYKNSATGYKQYDFRMNLDAKVSKYINTVVGVVGRQENRFNPTVAPGDIFRMLMRGYPNKPAFWPSGQPAPDIENGQQPVLVTTSATGYDKDTRYYLQSNASVNITNPWIPGLKLTGSVALDKYLQQGKTWQTPWFVYSWDYTSYDADKQPLLQRVQKGPAQATLNEYTNDQFNSLLSGLLTYDHVFASNHAVTILAGITKEQSNSNGFSAYRKYFSSTAIDQLFAGGSAEKNSNTTAAWQRARMSYFGRAAYNYKEKYIAEFLWRYDGSYMFPASSRWGFFPGVTAGWRVSEEDFFKKALPAVSSLKLRASWGQLGNDQVYFNNTLREYDYLPTYAYGDAANSAFGYVTGGQVSQTLYENGVPNTKLTWEVANNSDIGLEGSLFNGKVFFEFDVFQNKRSNILWRQSASIPQTTGATLPATNIGRVTNKGYEFRVGYNGQAGELKYNVSVNGGYAKNTITFWDEVPGAPEWQRSTGKPIPSDVNNPNNANGTLLYQYDGIFSTQADIDANKLDYSGVGASLLRPGDMKLKDIDGNGKIDGNDRVRNDRNNQPRFQGGFNASLRYRNFDFSLLVQASTGGQIFLQTESGTIGNFLQYSYDHRWTVDNPSTVDPRIVDRSNQYFSNGTSYWLKSTDYVRLKNVELGYTLPGTIGKKIGLSSLRIYVNGLNLATYAPAMKGLFDPESTSGSAQYYPQARVINTGVSLSF; via the coding sequence ATGCTAAAACAATTTACTCAACCGGAGAGCTTCTTTTTACGAAAAAGAACCTCTCCATCTAATGCAGCCTGGTCTCGGCGAACTGCGTTCTTCTCTCTGATTTTGTTCAGCCTGTGCTGTTCTGTCGGAGCGTTCGCACAGTCGAAAGTATCAGGAAAAGTCGTCGACGCTCAGGGATTGGCCCTCCCTGGTGTCAGTATTGTGGTGAAAGGCACTACTACAGGGACAGTTTCTTCGGCGGAGGGCGATTACAGTTTGAATCTGGCCAGGGGAAACGAAACGCTTGTGTTCTCCTACATTGGCTTTATGAGCCAGGAAGTAGCAGCCGCTAACAAAACTACCATTAATATTACGCTGGCTTCAGACGACAAAATGTTGAATGAAGTGGTAGTTGTGGGTTACGGAGAGCAGAAGAAAGAAACTGTAACGGGGGCCGTTGCCACTGTGAAGGGCTCTGACCTGGTTAAATCACCGGCTATGAACCTGACTAATTCGATTGCGGGTCGGATGCCGGGTGTTGTAGCCACAAACTCCAGTGGACAACCTGGAAATGACGGTTCAGCCATTCGTATCCGGGGCTCAAACACGTTAGGAAACAACGACGCCCTGATCGTAATTGATGGGGTTCCGGCTCGGGCCGGGGGTATCGACCGGCTTAATCCTGCCGATATCGAAAGTATGTCGGTCCTGAAAGATGCTTCGGCAGCCATTTATGGCTCACGGGCGGCCAACGGGGTTATTCTGGTCACCACCAAGCGGGGTAAGACCGGCAAGCCCGAATTGTCCTACAGCTTCAACCAAGGCTTTGCGCAGCCAACGGTGATTCCTAAAATGGCGAACGCGGCCGAATATGCACAGTTGAATAATGAAATCAATCTGTACAATATCCCCTCTCAGTATTGGAAAGATGCCAATGTTGCTTTCAACAAAACCGGAAGTTATACATTACCCGACGGCTCGATTGCCAAAGCGGCTTTCACCCCGGATGACGTTAAAAAGTTTCAGGATGGGTCTGATCCCTGGGCACATCCCAATACGGATTGGTTCGGTGCAGCTCTGAAAACCTGGTCTCCTCAGTCGCGGCACACGCTGCAACTGGTGGGTGGTTCGGAAAACATCAAATACCTCACCTCTGTGAACTACCAGAATCAGGATGGCTACTACAAAAACTCGGCAACGGGCTATAAGCAGTACGACTTCCGCATGAACCTGGACGCCAAGGTTAGTAAGTATATCAATACCGTTGTGGGTGTTGTCGGTCGTCAGGAAAATCGGTTCAATCCAACTGTAGCACCAGGAGATATCTTTCGGATGCTGATGCGGGGCTATCCCAACAAGCCAGCGTTCTGGCCGAGTGGTCAGCCTGCTCCCGATATTGAGAACGGCCAGCAGCCGGTACTGGTTACCACGAGTGCCACGGGTTACGATAAGGACACCCGCTACTATCTGCAAAGCAACGCCAGTGTGAACATCACTAACCCCTGGATACCGGGTCTGAAGTTAACCGGTAGTGTGGCGCTTGATAAATACCTTCAACAGGGAAAAACCTGGCAAACCCCCTGGTTTGTTTATAGCTGGGATTATACGTCCTACGATGCCGACAAGCAACCATTGCTACAGCGTGTACAGAAAGGACCTGCTCAGGCAACGCTCAATGAGTACACCAACGATCAGTTCAACTCGCTGTTATCGGGCTTGTTAACATACGACCACGTATTTGCCAGTAATCACGCTGTAACAATACTGGCTGGTATTACCAAAGAGCAATCGAATTCCAACGGCTTCTCGGCCTATCGGAAGTATTTCTCGTCGACGGCTATCGACCAGTTGTTTGCGGGTGGTAGTGCCGAGAAAAACAGCAATACGACGGCGGCCTGGCAGCGGGCTCGTATGAGCTATTTTGGTCGGGCAGCGTATAACTACAAAGAGAAGTACATTGCTGAATTCCTGTGGCGGTATGATGGATCGTATATGTTCCCGGCATCGAGCCGGTGGGGTTTCTTCCCCGGCGTAACGGCGGGCTGGCGTGTTTCGGAAGAAGATTTCTTCAAGAAAGCGTTGCCAGCAGTAAGTTCGCTGAAACTGCGGGCCTCATGGGGTCAGTTGGGGAATGATCAGGTATACTTTAACAATACTCTGCGCGAGTATGATTACCTGCCAACCTATGCCTATGGTGATGCTGCCAACTCAGCTTTCGGTTATGTAACAGGTGGTCAGGTCTCGCAAACGCTATATGAAAATGGCGTGCCAAATACCAAATTAACGTGGGAAGTAGCTAACAACTCTGACATCGGTCTGGAAGGTTCGTTGTTCAATGGTAAAGTATTCTTCGAATTCGACGTATTCCAAAACAAGCGGTCGAACATCCTATGGCGTCAAAGTGCGTCCATTCCACAAACAACAGGAGCTACCTTACCCGCAACGAACATTGGTCGTGTTACCAACAAAGGGTATGAGTTCCGGGTGGGCTACAATGGACAGGCTGGTGAGTTGAAATACAACGTGAGTGTGAACGGCGGGTATGCCAAGAACACGATTACGTTCTGGGATGAAGTGCCGGGTGCACCCGAATGGCAGCGCTCGACAGGTAAGCCTATCCCTAGCGATGTAAACAACCCTAACAACGCCAATGGTACGCTCTTGTATCAATATGACGGCATTTTTTCTACTCAGGCTGATATCGACGCCAATAAACTGGACTACAGCGGAGTTGGCGCGAGCTTGCTACGGCCTGGCGATATGAAACTGAAGGACATTGATGGAAATGGCAAAATTGATGGCAACGACCGGGTACGTAATGACCGCAACAACCAACCTCGTTTTCAGGGTGGTTTCAACGCAAGTCTCCGCTATCGGAATTTTGACTTTAGTCTGTTGGTGCAAGCGTCAACGGGTGGTCAGATCTTCCTGCAAACCGAGTCGGGTACGATTGGTAACTTCCTGCAATACAGCTATGATCACCGCTGGACGGTAGACAACCCAAGCACGGTTGATCCTCGTATTGTAGACCGCAGTAACCAGTATTTCTCCAACGGCACCAGCTACTGGCTGAAAAGCACCGATTATGTCCGGTTGAAAAACGTTGAACTTGGCTATACACTGCCAGGTACAATTGGCAAAAAGATTGGCTTGAGCAGTCTGCGCATTTACGTGAATGGGCTTAACCTCGCAACCTACGCTCCGGCTATGAAAGGGCTATTCGATCCTGAGTCGACCAGCGGCAGTGCACAGTATTATCCCCAGGCGCGGGTGATCAACACGGGTGTATCACTTAGTTTCTAA